The following nucleotide sequence is from Pseudobutyrivibrio ruminis HUN009.
GGTCTTTGCGATTTGCAATCCACTTTAGGAGAAAGCTATCTTTGCAACACTTGCAGCAAGTACCCCCGTCATGTAGAAGAATTTCAGGATATCCGTGAATATTCACTATCTCTTTCATGTCCTGAGGCAGTTAGAATGCTTTTGGAGCCAGATTATTCATTTTCATTGGAAGAGACCGAGGATGATATCTTCGACGCCCCTGAAGAATTCGAAGACTTCGATTTACTACTTTTTGATAAGTTAGAATACGCTAGAGATAAAATGATGGAGCTTGCAAAAAACGAGTCTATTCCTTTTTTAGAACGTTTGGAACGTATCAGATGTGCCGCCCTCGCCTTGCAGAATCTCTACGATGAAGGAGAAATTTTTGAGATGGATAACATCTCCTATGAAAATAAGTCCACCATTTCATTAGAATATGCCATGAGTGGGCTCGGCACCCTCCTTGAATTAGAAGTGTTAGAAGAATCATGGCATGAAACTATTAGAGAAACGATATCTTATTGGAATAACAATCCACCAAAACAATTCTCAGAGGATTCAACCTTTGTTTTTGAAAAAATACTAATTTCTCTTCTATTTAATTACTTCTGCGGCGCTATATATGATGGACAGATTTATGCCAGAGCTATGATTGCCATAATGAGCACTCAGTGGATCATGATGATTCAAGCTGCACATCCTAATATGGACTTAGCTCAAAACATATATCTATATTCTAGAGAAGTTGAGCACTCCGACATCAACGTAAATACGTTAATATCATACTTTGAACAGGAATTGGATTAAAAAGGAACTCTCATTGGAGAGTTTCTTTTTACATTTTTTCCAACTTCATACAAGCTAAAGCCCCTTTTTGTTCCATCGTCTTTAGCTCTGCATAGTAAAATTTGTCGTTATGTGCCTCTATAGCATCCATAAGAAGATGCACTCCATATCCCCTATCTAATGCATCCATCAC
It contains:
- the fliB gene encoding flagellin lysine-N-methylase, with the protein product MIYRKQKDFDKFKCIADKCPKSCCIGWQIMIDDDSLDKYATTSGDFGYRLKSSINYEEGSFLQNYTRCSMLNKTGLCDLQSTLGESYLCNTCSKYPRHVEEFQDIREYSLSLSCPEAVRMLLEPDYSFSLEETEDDIFDAPEEFEDFDLLLFDKLEYARDKMMELAKNESIPFLERLERIRCAALALQNLYDEGEIFEMDNISYENKSTISLEYAMSGLGTLLELEVLEESWHETIRETISYWNNNPPKQFSEDSTFVFEKILISLLFNYFCGAIYDGQIYARAMIAIMSTQWIMMIQAAHPNMDLAQNIYLYSREVEHSDINVNTLISYFEQELD